Proteins encoded in a region of the Sphingomonas japonica genome:
- a CDS encoding GreA/GreB family elongation factor has product MSVAFRREGDDEHKEPEFELPIPVGPNLVTNAGLKAIRAMVRKLEAEIAAQSDADAVKRLKRDLRYWNTQAATAEIAPEPAEDEVGIGSRVTVRVNGKKRRFTIVGHDEADPAKHKLAFTAPLARAVMGAAAGDFVAFADEEDAVEVVGVE; this is encoded by the coding sequence ATGAGCGTCGCATTCCGCCGCGAAGGTGACGACGAGCACAAGGAACCCGAGTTCGAGCTGCCGATCCCGGTCGGCCCCAATCTGGTGACGAATGCCGGGCTCAAGGCGATCCGCGCGATGGTCCGGAAGCTCGAGGCAGAGATCGCCGCCCAATCCGACGCCGATGCGGTCAAGAGGCTGAAACGCGACCTGCGCTATTGGAATACCCAGGCGGCGACCGCGGAGATCGCGCCAGAGCCCGCCGAGGACGAAGTGGGGATAGGCAGCCGCGTCACCGTGCGGGTCAACGGCAAGAAGCGCCGCTTCACCATCGTCGGGCATGACGAGGCCGATCCGGCCAAGCACAAGCTGGCCTTCACCGCGCCGCTTGCCCGCGCCGTCATGGGCGCGGCGGCGGGCGATTTCGTCGCGTTCGCGGACGAGGAGGATGCGGTGGAGGTCGTCGGGGTTGAATAA
- the hemC gene encoding hydroxymethylbilane synthase — protein MASLFRIGTRGSPLALTQAGMVRDALSAAHGRSADSFEIVVIRTTGDRVQDRALAEIGGKALWTKELDRALLAGEVDCCVHSLKDVETIRPTPIAIAATLPRADVRDRLIGAASIEALKHGAVIGTSSPRRAAQLRAIRPDLSIIVFRGNVDTRLAKVAAGEADATLLAAAGLDRLGRGDVGHAIPVETMLPAPSQGAVAVEVRAEDAAARALVSAIDCATTCACVTAERALLAELGADCHSAVGALATIADGELTLRAELLAEDGSDKVAGEARGAVGDIEIAPGLARELLERAPASIRRLFAAE, from the coding sequence ATGGCATCCCTCTTTCGCATCGGCACGCGCGGCTCGCCGCTGGCGCTCACCCAGGCGGGCATGGTCCGCGACGCGCTTTCGGCGGCGCACGGCCGCAGCGCTGACAGCTTCGAGATCGTCGTCATCCGCACAACCGGCGACCGCGTGCAGGACCGCGCGCTTGCGGAGATTGGCGGCAAGGCGTTGTGGACCAAGGAGCTTGACCGCGCGCTGCTGGCGGGGGAGGTCGATTGCTGCGTGCATTCGCTCAAGGATGTCGAGACGATCCGGCCTACCCCGATCGCCATCGCCGCGACGCTGCCGCGCGCCGATGTTCGCGATCGGCTTATCGGCGCGGCGTCGATCGAGGCGCTCAAGCACGGCGCGGTGATCGGCACCAGCTCGCCGCGCCGCGCTGCGCAATTGCGCGCAATCCGCCCCGACCTGTCGATCATCGTGTTTCGCGGCAATGTCGACACCCGGCTCGCCAAGGTGGCGGCGGGGGAAGCGGATGCCACGCTGCTCGCGGCAGCCGGGCTCGATCGGCTGGGGCGCGGCGACGTCGGGCATGCCATCCCGGTCGAGACGATGCTGCCCGCGCCTTCGCAAGGCGCGGTCGCGGTGGAGGTCCGCGCCGAAGACGCGGCAGCGCGCGCGCTGGTGTCGGCGATCGACTGCGCGACCACCTGCGCATGCGTGACCGCCGAACGCGCGCTGCTCGCCGAACTTGGCGCCGATTGCCATTCGGCAGTGGGTGCGCTGGCGACGATCGCCGACGGCGAACTGACGCTGCGCGCCGAACTGCTCGCCGAAGATGGCAGCGACAAGGTGGCCGGCGAAGCGCGCGGCGCGGTCGGCGATATCGAGATCGCGCCCGGCCTTGCGCGCGAGCTGCTGGAGCGCGCGCCTGCCAGCATCCGCCGCCTGTTCGCCGCCGAGTGA
- a CDS encoding RsmB/NOP family class I SAM-dependent RNA methyltransferase, which yields MAAVTFDPPGTAARRAALRLLDAVLRRGLAIEQAIGNATKGIDKREDRALAHAIAAEVLRWLPDLDELIDSATRRPLPDDAKARTVLRIALVQALRMQTPPHAAIATALPLVDGGPRKLVHGVFGTLMRRPAALPEFPRLPDAAALRWQAHWGDETVAAAGRALAVQPPLDLTLARPDAEAPPGEALMPQHLRLIDPGAVPALDGFAGGGWWVQDLAASLPARLLGAGPGRALDLCAAPGGKTLQLAAAGWSVTAVDISQSRLARLGENLERTGLAFDIVAADLLDWAPASPADAVLLDAPCSATGIFRRHPDVLYRVRPSLIAEMAQLQARLFARAADWVRPGGTLVYATCSLEPAEGEAQLEGLLAARPDFAIDPVQPGELPPGLAPHSLGYVRTLPGMLADQGGLDGFFIVRLRRSPS from the coding sequence TTGGCCGCCGTCACTTTCGATCCGCCCGGCACCGCCGCGCGGCGAGCTGCGCTTCGGCTGCTCGACGCCGTGCTCCGCCGGGGACTGGCGATCGAACAGGCGATCGGCAATGCTACCAAAGGCATCGACAAGCGCGAGGATCGTGCGCTCGCACACGCCATCGCCGCCGAAGTGCTGCGCTGGCTGCCCGATCTCGACGAACTGATCGATTCGGCGACCAGGCGTCCGCTTCCCGACGATGCCAAGGCGCGCACGGTGCTGCGCATCGCGCTGGTCCAAGCGCTGCGCATGCAGACGCCGCCGCATGCCGCCATCGCCACCGCATTGCCGCTGGTCGATGGCGGTCCTCGCAAGCTGGTGCACGGCGTGTTCGGCACGTTGATGCGCCGTCCTGCGGCCTTGCCCGAATTCCCCCGGCTTCCCGATGCCGCGGCGCTGCGCTGGCAGGCGCATTGGGGCGACGAGACCGTCGCCGCCGCGGGCCGCGCGCTGGCGGTGCAGCCGCCGCTCGACCTGACGCTCGCCCGCCCGGACGCTGAGGCGCCGCCGGGCGAGGCGCTGATGCCGCAGCACCTGCGGCTGATCGACCCCGGCGCGGTGCCGGCGCTGGACGGGTTTGCGGGCGGCGGCTGGTGGGTACAGGACCTTGCCGCATCCCTGCCAGCGCGGTTGCTTGGCGCCGGCCCCGGTCGCGCGCTCGACCTGTGCGCCGCGCCGGGGGGCAAGACGCTGCAGCTCGCGGCGGCGGGCTGGAGCGTGACCGCGGTCGATATCTCGCAAAGTCGTCTCGCGCGACTTGGCGAGAACTTGGAGCGGACCGGGCTGGCGTTCGATATCGTCGCCGCCGATCTGCTGGACTGGGCCCCGGCAAGCCCCGCCGACGCGGTTCTGCTCGACGCGCCGTGCAGTGCGACGGGCATCTTTCGCCGCCATCCCGACGTGCTGTACCGCGTGCGCCCGTCGCTGATCGCGGAAATGGCGCAGTTGCAGGCACGGCTGTTTGCGCGTGCCGCCGATTGGGTGCGCCCGGGCGGGACGTTGGTCTACGCCACCTGTTCGCTCGAACCGGCCGAAGGCGAGGCGCAGCTCGAAGGATTGCTCGCCGCGCGCCCAGATTTCGCGATCGATCCCGTGCAACCCGGTGAATTGCCCCCGGGTCTCGCACCGCACTCGCTGGGTTATGTCCGCACCCTGCCAGGAATGCTGGCCGACCAGGGCGGGCTCGACGGATTCTTCATCGTCCGACTGCGCCGCTCGCCAAGCTGA
- the tsaD gene encoding tRNA (adenosine(37)-N6)-threonylcarbamoyltransferase complex transferase subunit TsaD, which produces MLILGIESSCDETAAALVRSDRTIVAHKLAGQEAAHAPYGGVVPEIAARAHVEMVGPLVEAALAEGGVALRDVDAIAATAGPGLIGGVMVGLVTAKALALASGKPLIAVNHLEGHALSARLTDPDLQFPYLLLLVSGGHCQLLLVAGVGRYRRLATTIDDAAGEAFDKTAKLLGLGFPGGPAVERAAADGDPRAVPLPRPLFGSPEPHFSFAGLKSAVLRARDAGTHRAEDIAASFQQAVIDCLVDRTRVAIRAAALPVSSQDGSITALVVAGGVAANRSVRAALETLAAEHGLRFVAPPLWLCTDNAAMIAWAGAERFAAGLTDPLDVAARPRWPLDPDAEKVRGAGVKA; this is translated from the coding sequence ATGCTGATCCTCGGCATCGAATCGAGTTGCGACGAGACCGCGGCGGCGCTGGTGCGGTCCGACCGCACGATCGTTGCGCACAAGCTGGCGGGACAAGAGGCCGCGCACGCGCCCTATGGCGGCGTCGTACCCGAGATCGCCGCGCGTGCGCATGTCGAGATGGTCGGCCCGCTGGTCGAGGCGGCGCTGGCCGAAGGCGGGGTCGCGCTGCGCGATGTCGATGCGATCGCGGCGACCGCCGGGCCCGGACTGATCGGCGGGGTGATGGTCGGGCTGGTCACGGCCAAGGCGCTGGCGCTGGCGAGCGGCAAGCCGCTGATCGCGGTCAATCATCTCGAGGGGCACGCGCTGTCGGCGCGGCTGACCGATCCCGACCTCCAATTCCCCTACCTGCTGTTGCTGGTATCGGGGGGGCATTGCCAGCTGTTGCTGGTAGCAGGCGTCGGCCGCTATCGCCGGCTGGCGACGACGATCGACGATGCCGCGGGCGAAGCGTTCGACAAGACCGCCAAGCTGCTAGGCCTCGGCTTTCCCGGCGGCCCCGCGGTCGAGCGGGCTGCGGCCGACGGCGATCCCCGCGCGGTGCCGCTGCCGCGCCCGCTGTTCGGTTCGCCCGAGCCGCATTTCTCATTCGCCGGGCTCAAGAGCGCAGTCCTGCGCGCGCGCGACGCGGGGACGCATCGCGCCGAAGACATCGCCGCCTCATTCCAGCAGGCAGTGATCGATTGCCTGGTAGATCGCACGCGGGTGGCGATCCGCGCCGCCGCCTTGCCGGTTTCGAGCCAGGACGGGTCGATTACCGCTCTCGTCGTCGCCGGGGGTGTCGCTGCCAATCGCTCGGTCCGCGCCGCGCTCGAAACGCTTGCTGCCGAACACGGCCTGCGCTTCGTCGCGCCGCCCTTGTGGCTGTGCACCGACAATGCCGCGATGATCGCCTGGGCGGGCGCCGAACGCTTCGCCGCAGGGCTGACCGACCCGCTCGACGTCGCCGCGCGCCCGCGCTGGCCACTCGATCCCGATGCGGAAAAGGTGCGCGGCGCGGGGGTCAAGGCATGA
- the htpX gene encoding zinc metalloprotease HtpX yields the protein MNQVKTTILLAALTALFMALGFTLGGARGAVLALVVAAGMNLFTYWNADKIVLKMHRAREVDGTSCPEFVGLVSELARRANLPVPKVYVIDSPHPNAFATGRNPANAAVAATTGLLGMLTRDEIAAVMAHEIGHVRNRDTLIMTMVATIAGAISMLANFGLFFRGDARGSILPTILAVLVAPFAAMIVQLAISRTREYGADRAGAEISGNPRALASALAKLARGAAAVPNPVTQRNPAAAALYIVPGLGKGGDSLFSTHPDTGNRIAALEAIAAEMGGSMPFPPHRPRMRAATSVPVTRTPPRRASALDPNKRR from the coding sequence GTGAACCAGGTCAAGACGACGATATTGCTCGCGGCGCTGACCGCATTGTTCATGGCGCTGGGCTTCACGCTCGGCGGCGCGCGCGGCGCCGTGCTCGCGCTGGTCGTGGCAGCGGGCATGAACCTGTTCACCTATTGGAACGCCGACAAGATCGTCCTCAAGATGCATCGCGCGCGGGAGGTCGATGGCACTTCCTGCCCCGAATTCGTCGGGCTCGTCAGCGAATTGGCGCGCCGCGCGAACCTTCCCGTGCCCAAGGTCTATGTCATCGATTCGCCGCACCCCAACGCCTTTGCCACCGGGCGCAATCCCGCCAATGCCGCGGTCGCCGCGACTACGGGGCTGCTCGGCATGCTGACTCGCGACGAGATCGCGGCGGTGATGGCGCACGAGATCGGCCATGTCCGCAACCGCGATACATTGATCATGACGATGGTCGCGACGATCGCCGGTGCGATCTCAATGCTCGCAAATTTCGGACTGTTCTTTCGCGGCGACGCGCGTGGCTCGATCCTGCCGACTATCCTCGCGGTGCTGGTCGCCCCGTTCGCAGCGATGATCGTCCAGCTGGCGATCAGCCGCACGCGCGAATATGGCGCCGACCGGGCCGGCGCCGAGATTTCGGGCAATCCGCGTGCACTCGCCTCGGCGCTGGCCAAGCTTGCGCGCGGCGCGGCGGCGGTGCCCAATCCCGTGACGCAGCGCAATCCGGCGGCGGCGGCACTTTATATCGTGCCCGGCCTCGGCAAGGGTGGCGACAGCCTGTTCTCGACGCATCCCGATACCGGCAACCGTATCGCCGCGCTCGAGGCCATCGCCGCCGAGATGGGGGGAAGCATGCCGTTTCCGCCGCATCGTCCGCGCATGCGCGCTGCCACGTCGGTACCCGTCACCCGTACGCCGCCGCGCCGCGCCAGCGCGCTCGATCCGAACAAGCGCCGCTAA
- a CDS encoding heparinase II/III family protein — MTDLPPVDPGADGIEQGKRLVRVSGDGGLSLADRLAERFHRLTWRTPLHALRLKGHHPLKLIAVADDPFLGDPDRGHALLDGMLSLRGETRNLHELHLDRPGFSPAFGEYLHSFAWLRDLSTVATRAHAAPIAEALMREWLSVHADHVAGAAWRADNWGRRILAWIAHAPLILSSTDLVYRSKVLNTLARGARHIDRVADKAPAGAPRIAAWCGVVAAGLIIPGGDPRRAFGEAGLARAIASGMFDDGGSVGRSPAAQLEIVQLLTMLRETYAARRLQPPEIVAATLHRAVTALLGLMHGDGGLSSWQGSGPMAAEMLAQVIDATGVRARPLRQAGEWGYQRLSAAKAVLIFDAAPPPVGRLVAGGCASTLAFEFSDGPNRIVVNCGGARAVTASVPAPLAEGLRTSAAHSTLIVGDSNSSAIHGDGTLGKGVVEVELTRQESDASSRIEASHDGYVRRFGLLHRRQVVLSGDGRDLRGEDSLLPSGRRKARGDTGFAIRFHLAPSVEVAATADGQAAILRLPGQSMWQFRSRGAAVSIEESIWIDGAGRPHATRQLVLTAMAPPGGAVVSWLFHRAR, encoded by the coding sequence ATGACCGACCTGCCCCCGGTCGATCCCGGCGCCGACGGGATCGAACAGGGCAAGCGGCTGGTGCGCGTGTCGGGCGATGGTGGGCTGTCGCTCGCGGATCGGCTGGCCGAGCGCTTCCACCGCCTGACGTGGCGCACGCCGCTGCACGCGCTGCGGCTGAAAGGGCATCACCCGCTCAAGCTGATCGCCGTCGCCGACGACCCGTTCCTCGGCGATCCCGATCGCGGCCATGCGCTGCTCGACGGCATGCTTAGCCTGCGCGGCGAGACGCGCAATCTCCACGAGCTCCATCTCGACCGGCCCGGCTTTTCGCCGGCGTTCGGCGAATATCTGCACAGCTTTGCGTGGCTGCGCGATCTGTCGACGGTAGCGACCCGGGCGCATGCCGCGCCGATCGCCGAAGCGCTGATGCGCGAGTGGCTGAGCGTCCATGCCGACCATGTCGCCGGCGCGGCATGGCGCGCCGACAATTGGGGCAGGCGCATCCTGGCGTGGATCGCGCATGCGCCGCTGATCCTGTCGTCGACCGATCTCGTCTATCGTTCGAAAGTCCTCAACACGCTGGCGCGCGGGGCGCGCCACATCGATCGCGTCGCTGACAAGGCTCCGGCGGGGGCGCCGCGCATCGCCGCATGGTGCGGTGTCGTCGCTGCCGGGCTCATCATTCCCGGCGGCGATCCGCGGCGCGCGTTCGGCGAAGCCGGGCTGGCGCGCGCCATCGCCTCCGGCATGTTCGACGATGGCGGCAGCGTCGGTCGCTCGCCGGCCGCGCAGCTCGAAATTGTCCAGCTGCTGACGATGCTGCGCGAAACCTATGCCGCGCGCCGCCTGCAGCCGCCCGAGATCGTCGCCGCGACGCTGCACCGCGCGGTCACCGCGCTGCTCGGGCTGATGCACGGCGATGGCGGCCTGTCGAGCTGGCAGGGATCGGGACCGATGGCGGCCGAGATGCTCGCGCAGGTGATCGATGCCACCGGTGTGCGCGCGCGGCCGCTGCGCCAGGCAGGCGAATGGGGCTATCAGCGGCTGTCGGCGGCCAAGGCGGTGCTGATCTTCGACGCCGCGCCGCCGCCGGTCGGCCGCCTCGTCGCGGGTGGATGCGCATCGACGCTGGCGTTCGAGTTTTCGGACGGACCCAATCGTATCGTCGTCAATTGCGGCGGCGCGCGCGCCGTCACCGCCAGCGTTCCCGCGCCGCTCGCCGAAGGGCTGCGGACCAGCGCCGCGCACTCGACGCTGATCGTGGGCGACAGCAATTCGAGCGCGATCCATGGCGACGGCACGCTTGGCAAGGGCGTGGTCGAGGTCGAGCTGACGCGCCAGGAAAGCGACGCCTCGAGCCGGATCGAGGCGAGCCATGACGGCTATGTCCGCCGCTTCGGCCTGCTCCACCGGCGTCAGGTCGTGCTGTCGGGGGACGGGCGCGATCTGCGCGGAGAGGATTCGCTGCTGCCGTCGGGGCGGCGCAAGGCGCGCGGCGATACCGGTTTTGCGATCCGCTTCCATCTGGCGCCGAGCGTCGAGGTTGCCGCCACTGCGGACGGGCAGGCGGCGATCCTGCGGCTGCCCGGTCAGTCGATGTGGCAATTCCGCAGCCGCGGCGCGGCGGTGTCGATCGAAGAATCGATCTGGATCGACGGCGCCGGCCGACCGCACGCTACGCGCCAGCTGGTGCTGACCGCCATGGCTCCGCCGGGCGGCGCCGTGGTCAGTTGGCTGTTCCACCGGGCACGGTAA
- the rpe gene encoding ribulose-phosphate 3-epimerase: MAKPVRIAPSILSADFARLGEEVRAIDEAGADWIHIDVMDGHFVPNLTIGPAVVKALRPHTTKPFDVHLMISPVDAYLDAFAEAGADTITVHPEAGPHLHRTLQRIKGLGLRAGVVLNPATPAKMLDYVLEDVDLVLVMSVNPGFGGQSFIPSQLRKITGIRTMIDKLGKDIDLEVDGGVDQGNCEAVIAAGADALVAGTASFRGGPAAYADNIRLLRGG, translated from the coding sequence ATGGCCAAGCCCGTCCGCATCGCCCCGTCGATCCTGTCCGCCGATTTCGCACGATTGGGCGAGGAAGTCCGCGCGATCGACGAAGCGGGGGCCGACTGGATCCACATCGACGTGATGGACGGGCATTTCGTGCCCAACCTCACCATCGGCCCGGCAGTGGTCAAGGCGCTGCGTCCGCATACGACCAAGCCGTTCGACGTCCATCTGATGATCTCGCCCGTGGACGCCTATCTCGACGCGTTCGCTGAGGCCGGGGCCGACACGATCACCGTCCATCCCGAGGCGGGGCCGCATCTCCATCGCACGCTCCAGCGAATCAAGGGGCTGGGGCTGCGCGCGGGCGTGGTGCTCAACCCCGCCACCCCCGCCAAGATGCTCGACTATGTGCTGGAGGACGTCGACCTGGTGCTGGTGATGAGCGTCAATCCGGGATTTGGCGGGCAGAGCTTCATCCCGAGCCAGCTGCGCAAGATCACCGGGATCCGCACGATGATCGACAAGCTCGGCAAGGACATCGATCTCGAGGTCGATGGCGGCGTCGATCAAGGCAATTGCGAGGCGGTGATCGCCGCCGGCGCCGACGCGCTGGTCGCCGGGACTGCCAGCTTTCGCGGTGGCCCGGCCGCCTATGCCGACAATATCCGCCTGTTGAGAGGCGGATGA
- a CDS encoding acyl-CoA dehydrogenase, translating into MADMGRFDWQDPFALDAQLTDEERMVRDTARQYAREQLLPRVTRAYLDEDFDRAIMHEMGQLGLLGPTIPEEFGGAGLGYVAYGLVAREVEAIDSGYRSAMSVQSSLVMHPINAYGTEAQKRKYLPKLASGEWVGCFGLTEPDAGSDPSGMRTTARQVDGGYSISGSKMWITNSPIADVFVVWAKSEAHGGGIKGFVLEKGMKGLTAPKIEGKLSLRASITGEIVMDNVEVGEDALLPDVAGLKGPFGCLNRARYGIAWGTMGAAEFCMEAARTYTLDRQQFGRPLAATQLVQLKLANMETEIALGLNACLRAGRMFDEGTLSPEAISILKRNNCGKALDIARVARDMHGGNGIAAEFHVLRHAINLETVNTYEGTHDVHGLILGRAITGIAAFA; encoded by the coding sequence ATGGCTGATATGGGCCGTTTCGACTGGCAGGATCCCTTCGCGCTCGACGCGCAATTGACCGATGAAGAGCGGATGGTGCGCGACACCGCGCGGCAATATGCGCGCGAACAGCTGCTGCCGCGCGTCACCCGCGCCTATCTCGACGAGGATTTCGACCGCGCGATCATGCACGAGATGGGACAGCTTGGCCTACTCGGCCCGACCATTCCCGAGGAGTTCGGCGGCGCAGGGCTGGGCTATGTCGCGTACGGCCTGGTCGCGCGCGAGGTGGAGGCGATCGACAGCGGCTATCGCTCGGCGATGAGTGTGCAGTCGAGCCTCGTGATGCATCCGATCAACGCCTATGGGACCGAGGCGCAGAAGCGCAAATATCTTCCCAAGCTGGCCAGCGGCGAATGGGTCGGCTGTTTCGGGCTGACCGAACCCGATGCCGGGTCCGACCCGTCGGGAATGCGGACCACTGCCAGGCAGGTCGATGGCGGCTATTCGATTTCCGGATCGAAGATGTGGATCACCAATTCGCCGATCGCCGACGTCTTCGTAGTCTGGGCCAAGAGCGAGGCGCATGGCGGCGGCATCAAGGGCTTCGTGCTCGAAAAGGGCATGAAGGGGCTGACCGCGCCGAAGATCGAGGGCAAGCTGTCGCTGCGTGCATCGATCACCGGCGAGATCGTGATGGACAATGTCGAGGTCGGCGAAGATGCGTTGCTGCCTGATGTCGCCGGGCTGAAGGGGCCGTTCGGCTGCCTCAACCGCGCCCGCTACGGCATCGCATGGGGCACGATGGGCGCGGCGGAGTTCTGCATGGAGGCGGCGCGGACCTACACGCTCGACCGCCAGCAGTTTGGGCGGCCGCTGGCGGCAACGCAGCTGGTGCAGTTGAAGCTCGCCAACATGGAAACCGAGATCGCGCTGGGCCTCAACGCCTGCCTGCGGGCGGGCCGCATGTTCGACGAGGGGACGCTCAGCCCCGAAGCGATCTCGATCCTCAAGCGCAACAATTGCGGCAAGGCGCTCGATATCGCGCGGGTCGCGCGCGACATGCATGGCGGCAACGGCATCGCCGCCGAGTTCCACGTGCTGCGCCATGCGATCAACCTCGAGACGGTCAACACCTATGAAGGCACGCACGACGTCCACGGGCTGATTCTGGGGAGGGCGATCACCGGCATCGCGGCGTTCGCGTGA
- a CDS encoding DUF1674 domain-containing protein codes for MGERPTHVKPPAHLSKSPPVPQPEPMQRPQDDPDGKDPVRYGDWENKGIAIDF; via the coding sequence ATGGGCGAACGCCCGACCCACGTGAAGCCGCCCGCGCATCTCTCGAAATCGCCGCCGGTGCCGCAGCCCGAACCGATGCAGCGGCCGCAGGACGATCCCGACGGCAAGGACCCGGTCCGCTATGGCGACTGGGAGAACAAGGGCATCGCGATCGACTTCTGA
- a CDS encoding uroporphyrinogen-III synthase, producing MRPIAVLRPEPGASATAGRIAAAGMTALRLPLFAVVPVAWQVPDPAGFDSLLLTSANAVRHAGEGLRSLAGLPVLAVGQATADAARAAGLTVAVTGTHGVGALGEWAQAMGFARALHLAGRDRTEALALAADTRVVYASERVDPPADAVAALGGAVALVHSPRAGSALRDVAGDLRPSIRVVAISAEALEAIGGGWDSTAIAALPSDAALIDAARTLAIDPPAMREDKAP from the coding sequence ATGCGCCCGATCGCCGTCCTGCGCCCCGAACCGGGCGCGTCCGCTACCGCCGGGCGCATAGCAGCGGCCGGGATGACCGCGCTGCGGCTGCCGTTGTTCGCGGTGGTGCCGGTGGCGTGGCAGGTGCCCGATCCGGCGGGGTTCGACAGCCTGTTGCTGACCAGCGCCAATGCCGTGCGTCATGCCGGGGAAGGGCTGCGCAGCCTCGCGGGGCTGCCGGTGCTCGCGGTCGGCCAGGCAACCGCCGACGCGGCGCGCGCCGCCGGGCTGACCGTGGCCGTGACGGGAACGCACGGCGTCGGCGCGCTCGGCGAATGGGCGCAGGCGATGGGCTTTGCCCGCGCCTTGCATCTTGCCGGGCGCGACCGCACCGAAGCGCTGGCCCTCGCCGCGGACACGCGCGTCGTCTATGCCAGCGAGCGGGTCGATCCCCCTGCCGATGCGGTAGCGGCGCTGGGCGGCGCGGTGGCATTGGTGCATTCGCCGCGGGCCGGATCGGCGCTGCGCGATGTCGCCGGGGACCTGCGCCCGTCGATCCGGGTGGTAGCGATCAGCGCCGAGGCGCTCGAAGCGATTGGCGGCGGTTGGGACTCCACCGCGATCGCCGCATTGCCGAGCGACGCGGCGCTGATCGATGCGGCGCGGACGCTGGCGATTGACCCGCCCGCCATGCGCGAGGATAAGGCGCCATGA
- a CDS encoding NAD(P)H-dependent glycerol-3-phosphate dehydrogenase: MKLGVIGGGAWGTALAQVAARGDRDVLLWARERDVVTSINRDHVNAAFLPGIALSPSIRATGSLGELSGCDALLVVAPAQHVRAVLAETAVGATPLVLCAKGIEAGTRLLVGEVAQGVHPRAPIAVLSGPTFAHEVAAGQPTAVTLACADAGLRSALADRLAGPGFRPYASDDVVGAEIGGAVKNVLAIACGVVEGAGLGLNARAALIARGFAEMTRFGVARGGRAETLGGLSGLGDLVLTCNSVNSRNFSLGLGLGRGRSAQALLADRRTVAEGAFTAPVLREAAAEAGVDMPVCAAVCDLLEGAPIDAVVGALLARPLKREAA; encoded by the coding sequence ATGAAGCTGGGCGTGATCGGCGGCGGCGCCTGGGGCACCGCGCTCGCGCAGGTCGCCGCGCGCGGCGATCGCGACGTGCTGTTATGGGCGCGCGAGCGCGACGTCGTGACGTCGATCAACCGCGACCATGTCAACGCCGCGTTTCTGCCGGGAATCGCGCTGTCGCCGTCGATCCGCGCTACCGGCAGCCTGGGCGAGCTGAGCGGCTGCGACGCGTTGCTGGTGGTCGCCCCGGCGCAGCATGTCCGCGCCGTACTCGCCGAAACCGCGGTCGGTGCCACGCCGCTGGTGCTGTGCGCCAAGGGGATCGAGGCGGGGACCCGGCTGCTGGTCGGCGAAGTCGCGCAAGGCGTGCACCCCCGCGCACCCATCGCGGTGCTGTCGGGGCCGACCTTTGCGCACGAGGTCGCTGCCGGACAGCCGACGGCGGTGACGCTGGCGTGCGCCGATGCCGGGCTGCGTAGCGCGCTCGCCGACAGGCTCGCCGGTCCCGGCTTTCGCCCCTACGCGTCGGACGACGTGGTCGGTGCCGAGATCGGCGGCGCGGTAAAGAACGTGCTGGCGATCGCCTGCGGCGTGGTCGAGGGTGCCGGGCTCGGCCTCAACGCTCGTGCCGCACTGATCGCGCGCGGGTTTGCCGAAATGACGCGCTTCGGCGTCGCCCGCGGCGGACGCGCGGAAACACTCGGCGGACTGTCGGGATTGGGCGACCTCGTACTGACCTGCAATTCGGTCAATTCGCGCAATTTCTCGCTCGGCCTCGGGCTCGGACGAGGTCGTTCGGCGCAGGCGCTGCTCGCCGATCGCCGGACCGTCGCCGAGGGCGCGTTCACCGCCCCCGTGCTGCGCGAGGCGGCGGCGGAGGCCGGCGTCGACATGCCGGTCTGCGCGGCGGTCTGCGATCTGCTCGAAGGCGCGCCGATCGACGCGGTGGTCGGCGCGTTGCTGGCACGGCCGCTCAAGCGCGAGGCAGCCTGA